In Pleurocapsa sp. PCC 7319, the following are encoded in one genomic region:
- a CDS encoding SDR family oxidoreductase, whose product MARKFQKILVVGASRGIGAAVSEHILSSTTELITVSRSRANFGNWIEADISTKAGIETVKLAVGNSPLDALLYMGGTWETNAFTKEYSFERCADEDIENVIAVNLLAPIRLVKSLLPALRQGANPKVIFMGALSGLDNFPAREVANTASKFGLRGVVHALREELRSDRIAVTIINPGNIATPEVLDDLKQAGQPESNAIPLSDLLSVIDCILSLSRSTCIKEIQIPAMSARGA is encoded by the coding sequence GTGGCTCGTAAATTTCAAAAAATTCTTGTAGTTGGTGCTAGTCGTGGTATCGGTGCTGCAGTTAGCGAGCATATCTTGTCTTCTACTACCGAATTAATTACTGTCTCTCGTTCTCGGGCTAATTTTGGCAATTGGATCGAAGCAGACATTAGCACTAAAGCAGGAATTGAAACTGTAAAACTTGCAGTTGGTAATTCTCCTTTGGATGCACTTTTATACATGGGAGGTACATGGGAAACTAATGCTTTTACCAAAGAGTATTCTTTTGAACGATGCGCTGATGAAGACATAGAAAATGTTATCGCTGTGAATCTTTTAGCACCAATTCGTCTGGTTAAATCTTTATTACCCGCCCTGCGTCAAGGTGCAAACCCAAAAGTAATTTTTATGGGGGCGTTATCGGGTTTGGATAATTTTCCTGCACGAGAAGTTGCTAACACAGCATCAAAGTTTGGTTTGCGAGGTGTCGTTCATGCGCTTAGAGAAGAATTACGCAGCGATCGCATTGCAGTCACAATTATCAATCCTGGAAATATCGCTACTCCTGAAGTATTAGACGATCTCAAGCAAGCTGGACAACCTGAAAGCAATGCTATCCCTTTATCAGATTTGTTGAGCGTTATTGATTGCATTTTGTCTTTA